In Defluviimonas aquaemixtae, the sequence GGCGCACGGCAGTGACTGCCGTCGAAAAGGCAGAGCTGACGCAGGCCGGACTCACCGGCGATCACGCGCGGCCCGGCAAGCGGGCGCTGACGCTCATACAGGCCGAGCACCTGCCGGTGATCGCCGCGCTCAGCCGCCGGGCGGAGGTCGCGCCGGAGCTTCTGCGCCGCAATCTGGTCGTTTCGGGCATCAACCTCGCCGCGCTACGTCATGCGCGGCTCGGGCTCGGCGAGGCGGAGATCGCGATCACCGGCCCCTGTGCGCCGTGTTCCCGGATGGAGGAGGCGCTCGGCCCCGGCGGCTACAATGCAATGCGCGGTCATGGCGGCTGGTATGCCGAAGTGATCCGGCCAGGGCGCATCGCGCTTGGCGACGCGATCACGACGATACGGGAAGCTCCGTCGTCTCCTTGATTTCCTCCATCACGAAGCTCGCCGAAACGTCGGCCAGCTCGATCCGCCGTGTCAATTCCTGGTAAAGCCGGTCATAGGCTTTCACGTCGGACACTCGGGCGCGAATGAGGTAGTCGAGGTCCCCCGACATCCGGTAGGCGCCAAGGATCTCCGGCAGGTCGCGGGTCGCTTTCGCGAAGCGAAGCAGCCAGTCGGCCGCGTGCCGGTCGGTTCGGATCTGCATGAAGACGGTAAGCCCGATGCCAAGCTTATCGGGGTCGAGCAGCGCCACGCGCGACCGGATCACGCCTGAGGCCTCGAGTGTCTTGACCCGCCGCCAGACGGCATTGCGTGACAGGCCGACGGCGGTGCCGATCTCCTCCAGCGGCAGAGATGCGTCGCGCTGGATTAGCTTCAGGATCTTCGCGTCGAAATTGTCAATTGTCACCATGAAATCGAATATTATGGGAAATTATCAATGACTCAAGCACATTGTGCTAGAAGATTGTGACCCTGTTCCGATGTCTTTGCGATAGGCTCTCCCCATTCGCAGGAGTAGGCGCAAATGATCGCTAAGTTTTTCACCGACCACCCGGACAGCGTGGACGAAACCTATCTTGAGCATGCCGCCTTCGCTGGGCGCTTTTCGCTTGCGCTCTTTGGGGCCGCGTTTGCGGCGCTCGTTCACGCGCTGTTGCCGTTCATGTTCGAAAAGACCGCGAGCCGAATCGTGGCGCGGCTTTATGCGCGGACACACAACCGGGGCAGATGAACGGGTGAGTGGGCCGTTTTGCTCGATGTACCGTCGGCTGCCCGGAACATTCGCTGATCCTTCGGACAGAAAGCGCGACACTGCAAAGCGTGGCGGGCCGGCTTTGTACCGCCTAATGTCGTTTTCGCCCGCGAGATGACGCTATACGCAGCCGCGCAGCCGCCCGAGACGGTAAAAGGTGCCCCAAACCGTCATAGTCAGGAGATGCTGGGATGAGCGAAGTTGCGGAAGGCCGCCGGGCGCGGGGCGGCGGCGGCGCGGCAAGGCGGGCGGAACGGACGGCGGTCCGAATCGAATGCGCGAAGTTCATCGAACGAAACATTCCCAATCTCGAGATTCTGAATGAAGAGGCGCTCGAGATCATCGAGGCCAATGCCGAGACCATCCTCGAAGAGGTGGGCGTCAACTTCGTCGAGAACCCCGAGGCGCTTAAGCGCTGGAAAGACGCCGGCGCAGACGTCACGGGCGAGCGCGTTCGCATCCCGAAGGGCCTTGCCCGCAAGCTCTGCAAGACCGCGCCGTCGTCCTATGTCCAGCACGCCCGCAACCCCGAGCGCAACGTGACGGTCGGCGGCAAGGGGCTGGTGCTGGCCCCTGTCTACGGCCCCCCCTTCGTGCGCGACGCCGAGGGCGGCCGGCGCTATGCGACGCTGGAGGATTTCCAGAAGTTCGTGAAGCTCGGCTACATGTCGAAATGGCTGCACCATTCCGGTGGCACGGTCTGCGAACCGACCGACATCCCGGTGAACAAGCGCCATCTGGATATGCTGCTGGCGCACATGACGCTCTCGGACAAGCCCTATATGGGCTCGGTGACGGAGCCGTCGCGCGCCGAGGATTCTGTCGAGATGTCGAAGATCCTCTTCGGCGACGACTTCGTCGACCAGAACACCGTGATGACCTCGCTCATCAACATCAACTCGCCGATGACCTTCGACGGGATCATGATGGGCGCGCTGGAGGTCTATGCGAAGGCTAACCAGGCCGCAATCGTCTCGCCCTTCATCGTCGGAGGTGCCATGGCGCCGGTGACGGTCGCGGGCACGCTGACGCAGGTCATGGCCGAAGTGCTGGCGGGCGTCGCCTACAGCCAGCTCGTCCGCAAGGGTGCGCCGGTCATCTTCGGGGCCTTCGTGACCTCGATCGACATGAACTCGGGCGCGCCGACTTTCGGCACCCCGGAAGCGTCGCATATCACCTACGGCGCGGGACAGCTTGCCCGCCGGATGGGGCTGCCCTATCGCTCCGCGGGGTCGTTCTGCGGCTCGAAGCTGCCCGATGCGCAGGCCGCGTACGAGACGGCGAACAGCCTCAACATGGGGCTTCTGGCGGGCGTCAATTTCATGCTCCACGCCTGCGGCTGGCTTGAAGGGGGGCTCGTATCGTCCTTTGAGAAGTTCGTGATGGATGCTGACCAACTCGGCGTGCTGCATCACCTCGCCAAGGGTGTCGATGTCAGCGAGAATGGCCAGGCCATGGACGCGATCCGGGAGGTGGGGCCTGGCGGCCACTACCTGGGCTGCGCCCACACCCAGGCCAACTTCAAGCAGGCGTTCTGGCGGACCGAGCTTCTGGACTACAAGCCCTACGAGACGTGGGAGGAGGAGGGCGCGCGCGATACCGTCGCCTTGGCGCGCGCCCGCGTAGCGAAGCTATTGTCCGACTACCAGAAACCGGCAATCGACCCGGCGGTCGAGGAGGCGCTGAACGACTATGTCGCGCGCAAGAAGGCCGCGATGCCGGATGCGTTCATGTAGGCCACACACACGATCCGATGCAGGGCCGTCCCATGGGGCGGCCCTTTTCACATCATGCCCCGTTGGGGCGCGGCAAAAGCCGCAATTCACCCATCATCGCGATCAACAACTCGATGTGCCGCGACAGGCTGTAGCCTGCCTCGCCAGCTTTTCGCGTGGCTTCGATCCGCGCCTCCTCTTCTATCAGGAGCCGCAGCGCCCGGTCCGGTGACGGAGCGTCGGCAAGCCGTGTCAGCCGCTTCAGGTCGCGGTTGCGATTGTATTCCTGCAGACCGGCGCGCGCGGCGCGGATGAGAAGGCGGGGGCGGCGCAGTTCGGCGACCAGCGAGAACAGTTCAGACATCGGTATCCTCCGGATTGGAAACAACCGGAAGATGAAACACGCTGGACGGATGTTGCGGATTGTCGCTATCCAGCGACCGCACGATTTAACGATATTTATGATTTATCAAGAATTCTTGGGAACGTGCTCGATCTTAACGATCAGGTAAGAAATACAACTCACGGTTGCTCGCATTGTAGTTAAAGCGGCGCAAAAACGCCGAAAGACACTGGGGGAAATATGACGGTTTTGGTCACTCAGCCGGCGGCTTTGCCCGCCTGGCTGCCAGACAACGCGCGCCTCTACCTGCGCCACACCGAAGAAGGGCTCTCCATCCGCGCGATCGCGCGCAGCGAAGGATGTCATGCCTCGACGGTGTTGCGCAAGGTGCGCGCCTACGAGAACCGCCGCGACGATCCACTTGTCGACGAAGCGCTCAACCGGCTCGGGCGGCTGCATATCCGACTGATCGCGGCGGACCGGGCAGAGGACCAAGTTTTTCAGACCCCGCATCAGGAAGGAACCAGCCCCATGACCGCACCTATCCGCTCCGCCAAGCACCAGATCGCCGACGAAGCCACCGTGGAACGCGAGGCGCGCCGAATTCTCCGCCGCCTGTGCGAGATCGAGGCGGTCCTCGCCATCGCGCCCGAGATGGAGAAGGCAGTCGTGCTGAAGGGAACGGTGCGCACGGGCGTCGTCGACCGCACGGTGGCGCAGGCCTTCGCATTGAAGGACTGGATCCAGGTCGAAAAGCCCGGCCGGGTGACGACCTACACGATTACCGCCGCCGGCCGGGCGGCCCTCAAGCGCCTTTTGGCTGACGAGCAGGCGGCCCGTGTCCCGAGCTTCGCCGAGGCGCAATCGCCTTTCGGCGAGCAGCACCGCGTCTGGGGCGAACGCCCGGTAATGGAGCCCGGCGCCTCGGCGCCGCGCCGGATGCGCTACAACCTCGCCGAAAGCCCGCTCGCTGTGCTTGCGCGCCGGAAGGACAAGGACGGTCAGCCGTTCCTGTCGCCCGACCTCGTCGCGGCGGGTGAGCGGCTGAGGGAGGATTTCGAACTCGCGCAGATGGGGCCGCGCGTCGCACAGAACTGGGATCGGTTCCTAACGGCTGGCGACCGTGGGAATTTCTCCGGCAATGGCTCTACCGGCGGCGGATCTGCCAGTGCGCGCGATCGCGTCGCCGCGGCGCTGCGCGACCTCGGGCCGGGGCTCGGCGACATGGTCCTGCGCTGCTGCTGCTTTCTCGAAGGGCTCGAGGCCGCTGAGCGTCGCTTGGGCTGGTCGGCGCGGTCGGGCAAGATCGTGCTTAGGATCGCGCTCCAGCGCCTGAAGCGGCACTATGACGAATCCAATGGCGGGCAAGCGCCTCTGATCGGGTAAGCGTAAGGGCGTTGCCCGCTTCCGGCCCGGTCAGCCATGGATACCGATTGACCGGGAGTGGGCGAATGTCAAATGTGGAGCGGTGATGGTTCGCCTGTCTGGAAGGGGACGACCGCATGACTTCGCGGAAATGGCAGTCAAGTGCGGCGGTCGCCTTCGGGCTCGCCTTGAGCCTCGCCGCGTCGGAAGCGGCGATGGCGACCGAGCGCTGGTCGCTCACCGGATTCGCGGGCGTCATGACCGACAATGTCTGGGAGGACTCGCTTCAACCCTGGAAGGTCGAATTCATTGAGTCCGGACTCATTGGGGTCGGGCTCGGCTATTCTCTTCCGATCTGGCGCGAAGGACTCAGCATCGGGCCGGAACTGCAGGCGGTCAAGCATTTCGGTCGGCAGAGCCATCTGGAGTTTAACCTGCCGGTC encodes:
- a CDS encoding DUF6456 domain-containing protein, coding for MTVLVTQPAALPAWLPDNARLYLRHTEEGLSIRAIARSEGCHASTVLRKVRAYENRRDDPLVDEALNRLGRLHIRLIAADRAEDQVFQTPHQEGTSPMTAPIRSAKHQIADEATVEREARRILRRLCEIEAVLAIAPEMEKAVVLKGTVRTGVVDRTVAQAFALKDWIQVEKPGRVTTYTITAAGRAALKRLLADEQAARVPSFAEAQSPFGEQHRVWGERPVMEPGASAPRRMRYNLAESPLAVLARRKDKDGQPFLSPDLVAAGERLREDFELAQMGPRVAQNWDRFLTAGDRGNFSGNGSTGGGSASARDRVAAALRDLGPGLGDMVLRCCCFLEGLEAAERRLGWSARSGKIVLRIALQRLKRHYDESNGGQAPLIG
- a CDS encoding trimethylamine methyltransferase family protein codes for the protein MSEVAEGRRARGGGGAARRAERTAVRIECAKFIERNIPNLEILNEEALEIIEANAETILEEVGVNFVENPEALKRWKDAGADVTGERVRIPKGLARKLCKTAPSSYVQHARNPERNVTVGGKGLVLAPVYGPPFVRDAEGGRRYATLEDFQKFVKLGYMSKWLHHSGGTVCEPTDIPVNKRHLDMLLAHMTLSDKPYMGSVTEPSRAEDSVEMSKILFGDDFVDQNTVMTSLININSPMTFDGIMMGALEVYAKANQAAIVSPFIVGGAMAPVTVAGTLTQVMAEVLAGVAYSQLVRKGAPVIFGAFVTSIDMNSGAPTFGTPEASHITYGAGQLARRMGLPYRSAGSFCGSKLPDAQAAYETANSLNMGLLAGVNFMLHACGWLEGGLVSSFEKFVMDADQLGVLHHLAKGVDVSENGQAMDAIREVGPGGHYLGCAHTQANFKQAFWRTELLDYKPYETWEEEGARDTVALARARVAKLLSDYQKPAIDPAVEEALNDYVARKKAAMPDAFM
- a CDS encoding Lrp/AsnC family transcriptional regulator codes for the protein MVTIDNFDAKILKLIQRDASLPLEEIGTAVGLSRNAVWRRVKTLEASGVIRSRVALLDPDKLGIGLTVFMQIRTDRHAADWLLRFAKATRDLPEILGAYRMSGDLDYLIRARVSDVKAYDRLYQELTRRIELADVSASFVMEEIKETTELPVSS
- a CDS encoding DUF6477 family protein, whose translation is MSELFSLVAELRRPRLLIRAARAGLQEYNRNRDLKRLTRLADAPSPDRALRLLIEEEARIEATRKAGEAGYSLSRHIELLIAMMGELRLLPRPNGA
- a CDS encoding acyloxyacyl hydrolase, translating into MTSRKWQSSAAVAFGLALSLAASEAAMATERWSLTGFAGVMTDNVWEDSLQPWKVEFIESGLIGVGLGYSLPIWREGLSIGPELQAVKHFGRQSHLEFNLPVVVRYRPRRHRFAALEGYAFGIGLSYASEIPQTEIDRDGASSHFLAYWMAELEFSLPREGLSLVARLHHRSDAYGLFATDSGANALVIGLRNEF
- a CDS encoding DUF6356 family protein encodes the protein MIAKFFTDHPDSVDETYLEHAAFAGRFSLALFGAAFAALVHALLPFMFEKTASRIVARLYARTHNRGR
- a CDS encoding MOSC domain-containing protein; protein product: MAELARLLATHAGAGRVEWIGLRPERRTAVTAVEKAELTQAGLTGDHARPGKRALTLIQAEHLPVIAALSRRAEVAPELLRRNLVVSGINLAALRHARLGLGEAEIAITGPCAPCSRMEEALGPGGYNAMRGHGGWYAEVIRPGRIALGDAITTIREAPSSP